One window of Manihot esculenta cultivar AM560-2 chromosome 17, M.esculenta_v8, whole genome shotgun sequence genomic DNA carries:
- the LOC110605173 gene encoding SWI/SNF complex component SNF12 homolog → MSVNNNNNNNSNSNSNSNHPKSLGQPSSPFGNVGMRSPVPINPAFSQSQSQMQIGTGFQGQFQLSQAQAAAAQLKAQQAHVQAQAQAAHAAQVQAAHAQFQAQLQAQGIALSPAQNAVLGNLGSSSPSFSSPGNMNAKRLSQKPPVRPPGVPMPSIISPLKTMDLTPAARRKKQKLPEKQLQDRVAAILPESALYTQLLEFEARVDAALSRKKVDIQEALKSPPCVQKTLRIYVFNTFADQIRTIPKKPSAEPPTWTLKIVGRILEDGIDPDQPGVVQKSNPLYPKFSYFFKRVTIMLDQRLYPDNHMIVWDHSRSPATHEGFEVKRRGDKEFTVTIRLEMNYLPEKFKLSPALMEVLGIEVDTRPRIIAAIWHYVKARKLQNPEDPSFFNCDPPLQKVFGEAKMKFTMVSQKISQHLSPPQPIVLEHKIKLSGNSPAGTACYDVVVDVPFPIQRELNALLANAEKNKEIEACDESICAAIRKIHEHRRRRAFFLGFSQSPVEFINALIESQSKDLKLAAGEASRSAEKERRADFFNQPWVEDAVIRYLNRKPAAGSDAPGST, encoded by the exons ATGTCTGTGaataacaacaacaacaataacaGTAATAGTAATAGCAATAGTAATCATCCCAAGAGCCTTGGGCAGCCTTCATCACCCTTTGGCAATGTGGGAATGCGCAGTCCGGTGCCCATCAACCCAGCATTCTCACAGTCACAATCTCAGATGCAAATTGGCACTGGCTTTCAGGGTCAGTTCCAGCTGTCCCAAGCACAGGCCGCTGCTGCACAGTTGAAAGCACAACAGGCTCACGTGCAAGCGCAGGCCCAAGCAGCTCATGCTGCTCAAGTTCAAGCAGCACATGCACAGTTCCAGGCTCAGTTGCAGGCACAGGGAATTGCTCTTAGCCCAGCCCAAAATGCTGTCTTGGGAAACTTAGGTTCATCCTCACCTTCATTTTCATCTCCCGGTAACATGAATGCCAAGCGGCTATCTCAAAAACCCCCAGTTCGGCCTCCTGGTGTTCCTATGCCAAGCATAATTTCCCCGTTGAAAACAATGGATCTCACCCCTGCAGCTCGCAGGAAGAAGCAGAAGCTTCCAGAGAAGCAACTACAAGATAGAGTAGCAGCAATTCTCCCTGAGTCTGCTTTGTATACACAACTTCTTGAATTTGAGGCTCGTGTTGATGCAGCTTTATCTAGAAAAAAGGTTGACATCCAGGAGGCACTTAAAAGTCCTCCTTGTGTTCAGAAAACACTTCGAATTTACGTTTTCAACACATTTGCTGATCAGATCAGAACAATTCCCAAGAAGCCTAGTGCTGAGCCCCCAACTTGGACTCTTAAGATTGTTGGAAGAATATTGGAAGACGGGATAGATCCTGACCAACCTGGAGTAGTTCAGAAATCAAACCCCTTGTATCCAAAGTTCTCATATTTTTTCAAGAGAGTGACGATTATGTTGGATCAGAGATTATATCCTGATAATCATATGATTGTATGGGACCATTCTCGATCACCTGCAACTCATGAGGGTTTTGAAGTAAAGAGAAGGGGAGATAAAGAGTTTACAGTGACTATACGGTTGGAAATGAATTATTTGCCTGAGAAGTTTAAGCTGTCTCCAGCTTTGATGGAAGTGCTTGGTATTGAGGTTGACACGCGTCCAAGAATAATAGCTGCAATCTGGCATTATGTGAAGGCTAGGAAACTGCAGAATCCAGAGGACCCTTCTTTCTTTAATTGTGATCCACCTCTTCAGAAAGTATTTGGGGAAGCAAAGATGAAATTTACCATGGTTTCACAGAAGATATCGCAGCATCTATCTCCTCCTCAACCAATAGTTTTGGAGCACAAGATAAAGCTTTCAGGGAACAGTCCGGCTGGAACTGCATGCTATGATGTGGTGGTAGATGTCCCCTTCCCAATACAGAGGGAACTGAATGCTCTGTTGGCCAATGcagaaaagaacaaagagaTTGAAGCCTGTGATGAATCAATATGTGCTGCAATACGGAAAATTCACGAACATCGTAGGAGGCGGGCTTTCTTCCTTGGATTCAGCCAATCACCTGTGGAATTCATTAATGCTTTGATTGAATCTCAAAGCAAGGATTTGAAGCTTGCAGCTGGAGAAGCTAGTCGAAGTGCTGAGAAGGAGCGGCGGGCTGATTTCTTCAACCAACCATG GGTCGAAGATGCAGTAATTCGCTACTTAAATCGTAAGCCAGCTGCAGGAAGTGATGCTCCTGGAAGCACGTGA